TGGGGAAGATCGCCAGGACTGAACGGCGATCCAGAAGTCGCGAGACGACCGCCTCCTGCCCCTCGCGGAATTCGGCGAAGCCGAACACCCGGCCCAGGGTCGCTCGGGCCTCGTCGATGGTGGCGGTCATGCGGGGTGATCCTTCTCTCGGCAAGTCCGACCGGAGGCCCCGGCCGGCATCCACGAGACGGATCTCGACGGGGGGCTCCATTGTTGCCGATACGCCCCGCCGCGAGAACGTCAAGATCCAGCCGGCGGTCCCCATCCCGCCGCGTACATTCGGGGTGGAGAATGCCCGACGAGGATGGGACTCGGCGGCTCGACGTCGACCCGCTCGCGGGCTCGGCCGAGTCTGCCGGAGGTCACCAGCCGCCCCAGGTCATCCCCGTCGATCCGTCTTTCTCCATAATCCGGCCGCTGCACGCAGGGCCAGCGGCAACTAACGTGTTGATCCGATAACGACTTGCATGAGGAAGTCTCCGCTCCGGCCTCAGTAGCGGCGTTTCGCGGCGACGCTCTGACGGCCGGGGTGCTGCCTCAGCAGGGAGAGGCAGAATCGGTTCATCCAGGCCATATTCTCGCGCAGGTGCACCTCGCGGATGCGGGACTCGTCCTCGCGGAACGTCGCATCGGGGGTCTAGTGTTTCACCACACCTGAGTTTGTGGTTTCCAGGACCGGGTACAGCCGCTTGAGCTTGACCCGGGCGTCCGCCGTCGCGAACTGCCAGTCGACCTTCACGGCGGCCGCGTTCCGGCCGGCCTCCCAGGCCGCCACCTCGAGCCTGAGCGAGCCCATGTCGGGGATGCGGCGGTCGAGGCACTGGCGGGCCAGGACCGACAACTCGCACTCCGCCACGTTCAGCCAGCTCCCATGCTTCGGCGTGTAGACGAACTCCAGTCGCCCCAGGATCCGCCGCGCCTCGGCCGGCTCGAACGCCTCGTACAGGGCCGCCGGCTTGTGGGTGCTCAGGTTATCGACCACGAGCGTGACCCGCTCCGCGTCCGCGTACCACTCGTCGGCGATCCGCTTCAGCAGCCGGGCGAAGTCGGCCTTGGTCTTCCGCTCGGTCACTTCCACGCGCCGCTCCCCCGCCAGCGGCTCGAAGGCCATGAACAGGTTGGCCGTCCCGTGCCGGACGTATTCGTAGTCCTCCTTGGCCGGACGCCTCGGGCGGACCGGGAGCGGCGGCCGGGCGTCGCCGATCAGCTGCTTGCCCCCCTCGTCGGCGCAGACCACCGGCCGCCTCGGGTCGTAGGGCCGGGCGTAGACCTCCAGCACGCCCTCCATCGCGCAGACGAACTCGGCGTTCGCCTTCGGCGGGATGACCCACTGCTGCTTCAGCCAGGGCTTGAGCGCGTTTTTTTCTAGGACGGTAGAGCCGGCTTGATCGGTAGTTTGCCATCGGTTCTCCTGGGGAAGCCCTCCAGGAGTCGACCGATGCCCAAGCCCAAGCGGACGCCACGACCGGCCCCCACTCGCACCGTCGAGCTGACGACCGCCACCCGCGTCTGCCCCGGGTGCGACCGGCCCCTCTGGGCCGCCTACAAGGGCCGCCGCGTCGTCGCCACCCTCGAGGGGCTCACCCGATTCGCCGTCCAGGTCCGACGCTGCCGCGATGCCGACTGCCCCCGCCACAACGTCTCGCTCCGGGCCGAAGCCGAGGGGGCCATCGCCCTGCCGCAGCAGGAGTTCGGCCTGGATGTCATCGCCCTGGTCGGTCGCCTCCGCCATGTCGAGCACCGCGGCGTCGCCGAGATCCACGCCGAGCTGACCCGACGCGGGGTGGGCATCTGCGTGCGGAGCGTCTCCTGCCTGCTGGACCGCTACGACGAGCTGCTCGCCCTCTCGCTGTCCGACCCCGCCCGACTCCGCCGGGTCGTCGCCGAGGCCGGGCGGGTGATCCTGGCCATCGATGGGCTCCAGCCCGACGTCGGCCACGAGGTCCTCTGGGTCATCCGCGACGTCCTCTCCGGCGAGATCCTCCTGGCCCGGAGCCTTCTCTCCTCCTGCCGGGCCGACCTGGCCAAGCTGCTCGGCGAGGTGAGGTCCGCCCTCCAGCCCGAGGCCGAGGGGGCCGCCGGCGTGCCGATCGTCGGGGTGATCTCCGACGGCCAGCATTCCATCCGCGACGCCGTGGCCGAAGCCCTGCCCGGCGTGCCGCACCAGCTCTGCCAGTTCCATTACCTCCGCGAGGCGGCCCGGCCGATCTACGAGGCCGATCGCCACGCCAAGGTCACGCTCAAGAAGAAGGTCCGGGGCATCCGCCCGATCGAGCGGGCCGTCGAGGGCCGCGACGACGACGAGGCGACGGCGATCCGGGGCTACTGCGCCGCGGTCCGCACGTCGCTGACCGACGACGGCCGGCCGCCGCTGGCGGCCTCGGGCCTGGTGCTGCGGGACCGGCTGGCGAAGGTCGCCGAGGGCCTGGACGAGGTCGGCGCCAAAAGGGGCTCCCGAAAGAACTGACGCGGCTGCGTGCGATCCTGGCCGGGGGCCTGGAGGCGACCGATTCGGCGTGGCCCGAGGTGCGTGCGGCGTTCGGCCGGGTGCATCGCGCCGCGGCGATCCTGCGGAACAAGGCGGGGCTCGACGCCGCCGGGGTGCGGCGTCGGTTCGTCGGGCTGATGGGGGAGATAGGGCGGCATCGCGATGCCGCCGGGGGGCTGGACGACGCGGTCGGCCATTTCCTGAAGGTGACGCGGAGCTACTGGCCCGGGCTGTTCGCCTGCTATGACACGGCCGGCCTGCCGCGGACCAACAACGACCTGGAGCAACTGTTCGGCTCGTATCGCCATCACGAGCGGCGTTGCAGCGGCCGCAAGGTGGCGTCGCCGGGGATGGTGGTGCGGGGCTCGGTACGGCTGGTCTCGGCGACCGCGACCCGGCTCCGGCCGATCGAGAGGGCCGACCTGGTGCCATCGGACCTCGCGGCGTGGCGGGCGCTCCGCGGTGGGCTGGAGCGGAGGCAGGAGGTCAGGAAGATGGGCCACCGCTTCCGCCGCGATCCCGCGGCTTACCTGCTGTCGCTTAAGGAGATCATGATCAAGCCGGCTCTACCGTCCTAGTTTTTTTTAGGACCCGGCGGACCGTCTCGTCGCTGACGGCGTCCACCGACTCCAGCTCGACCAGCCGGTCGGCCAGCATCTTGAGCGTCCACCGAGCCTTCCCGTCCGGCGGCGAGGAACAGGCCAGTGAGACGAGCCGGGCCTCTTGCGCCCCGTCGAGCTTGCGGTATCGTCGGCCGGTCGGCTTCCTGCGGTGAAGGGCCGCGTCGAGCCCGCACTCGGCGAACCGCTTGCGGACGCGGGCGACCGTGCCCTCCGAGCACTCGATCGCCTCGGCGATCGCGGCGTCGCCCAGCCCGGGCCCGCTGGGGCCGACGTCCGCCTTGAGCAGGATGCGGGCGTGGACGAGGGCGGCCGCGGCGTGGCGGCCCCCGGCGATCATCTTCTCGAGCTGCCTCCGTTGATCGTCGGTCAGCCGGACGAGGCGCTTGTCCTTCAGGGCCATGGCGGATCTCCTCCTTCGTGGAAGAGATCCTACCAAAACCGTCAACTCAGGTGTGGCGGACCACTAAGCGGCCGGTCGTAGTCTTTCTTCAGGTTTTCGAGGGAGCCGACGGCCGTAGCCGCTGAACGCCTCCTCGACGGCCTCGCGTAGGCCGACTCGGGTCGTATAGCTCCGTCGCGGCATCTCCTGGTACTTGACCTGGCGGAAGACCGGCTCCGGCTCGTTCAGTTCGGGGCTGTAGGGCGGCAGGTAGTACAGATGGATCCCCTCCCGGGCCAGACGCGGCTTTGCGGCGCGAACGACCTTGCCGGTGTGCAGCCCGGCGTTGTCCAGCACCACGACCCTCGGCGCCTTCGCCGTCGGCAAGGCCCTCAGGAAGCCCAGCAGGTCGTAGGCGTCCCATGTCCGCTCGGCCGTGAAGACGTCCAGCCGCGGTGCCGGGCCGTGAGGCCGGTAGGCCGCGATCGCGTCGACGCGCCGGCCCTGCGGGGCCTCGTACTCGACGAGCTTCCGGTCGCCGGCCAGGGCCCAGCTGCATGCGGTCGGCAGCGTGGGGGCGAAGCCGCACTCGTCGAGGTAGTAAAGCCTCAGCCGTCCGGCGGCCGCCTTATCCTTCAGGTTCGCCAGCACCCGGCCGGCCCGCTCGGCCTTCTCGGGATCCTGCTTATGCCGGAGGGTCGAGCCGGTGCGGCGGTAGCGGGCGCCCATCCGCTTCAAGTAGCGGCGGACCTGCCTCGGCCCCATGCCGATGCCGCGGCCGGCCAAGGCCTCGGCCAGCTGGCGGCTGGTCCAGGTGCGCCGCTCGCCTAGCATCTCGCCCAGGGCGGAGACGACCCGGTCGCTCCGCTCGGCGTCGGGGGCCGGGCCGCTGGCGAAGGGGCGCAGGGCCGCCACGCCGCGGGCGTTGAATGAGCGGAGCAGGTCGCGGACGGTCTGCGGGCGGCGGCCGAGATGGTCGGCGATCCTCGGGGCCGACCAGCCGACGTCCGAGAGGGCGACCATCTCGATGCGTTCGCGTACCTTGGGCGGCAGGTCGGCGCGGCGGAGGGCGCGAAGTTCGTCGCGGGTGGTGTCGTCGAGCATGGTGCGGATCATGCCGAATTATAGAAAGACCAGGTCCACCCGCTTAGGCCGTATGGACACGAGGTAGGCGTTCTGGGTGATATGGCGATCGAGCCGGACACCACGAGGGTCATCGATGAGCCATCGCCACGCGATCTCCGACACCGACTTCCGCCGCATCGAGCGCTTGCTGCCGGGGCGGCCCGGGCAGCATGGCGGCGTCGCGCGGGACAACCACCGCTTCCTCGACGCGGCCCTCTGGATCGCACGGACCGGGGCGGCGTGGGCCGACCTGCCCGAGCGGCTGGGCAACGGCAACAGCCAGTGGCGGCGGTTCGACAGCTGGGCCGCCGAGGGGCGGTGGGACCCGATCCTGGCCGAGCTGCGCGACCCGGACCTCGACCGCCTGATCCTCGACTCCACCGCCGTCCGCGCCCACCCCTGCGCCGCGGGGGCGAAAAAAAGTGGGACGGCGCCGGCGGCCAGGCCGATCAGGCCCTCGGCCGCAGCCGGGGCGGGTTCGGCACCAAGGTCCACATGAGCTGCGACGGGCTCGGGCACCCCGTCGAGCTGCTGCTGACGGGCGCGCAGGAGTCGGACATCGCGCAGGCCGAGGCGCTGCTGGCCGACCACCGGCCCGAGGAGGTGATCGCCGACCGGGGGTACGACAAGAAGGCGCTGGTGGAGGAGATCGAGTCGTGCGGTGCGCGGGCCGTGATCCCGACGCAGCGGGGCCGCAAGGTCCAGCGGCAGGTCGACCGCCACGCCTATCGGGAGCGGAACGTGTGCGAGCGGTTCTGGTCGAAGGCCAAGCAGTATCGGCGGGTGGCGACGCGGTACGAGAAGAAGGCGGCCAACTACCTGGCGTTCGTGAAAGTGGCCGCGATGATGGTCATGCTCCAGTAGCCTGGACGTCGCAGTTTCCCTACCTCGTGTCCATACGACCTAGTGCCAAAGCGGCTCAACTTTCCTCGGACGCCAGGCCCGGAGCCATCTGTCGCCATGTCGCCGTGCTCCGCTTCATCTTTCAAGAAGGCGCAGGAGGCTGCCCTCGGACCGGCCTGAACCAGGGACCTGGTCTCGGCCGCTGGAAAGGAATCGTGTTCTTCATCCCATGAACTTGCAAATACATATCAACGCGAACGCGGCCGGCGTCGCCGCGGCCGGGCGTGGACGATGATCCTGAACGTCCCCGGCTCGCTCCTGGTCGTCGACGACAACGAGCTGAACCGCGACATGCTCTCGCGGCGGCTCCAGCGGAAGGGCTACGACGTGACGGCGGCCGAGGACGGCCGACGGGCGCTCGACCTGGTCGCGGGACGTCCCTTCGATCTGGTCCTCCTGGACGTCATGATGCCGGACCTGAACGGCCTGGAGGTCCTGTCCATCCTCAGGAAGTCGCGAAGCGCATCCGACCTGCCGGTGATCATGGCCACGGCCAAGAGTCGTAGCGAGGACGTCGTCGAGGCGCTCAACCTCGGCACCAACGACTACGTGACCAAGCCGCTCGACTTCCCTCGGCCTGATCAACGACATCCTCGATCTCTCCAAGATCGAGGCCGGCAAGATGGACCTCTACCTGGAGACCTTCGACGTGGCCGAGCTGGTCCGCGGCGTGGTCGGCACCATCGAGCCCTTGATCGCGAAGAACGGCAACGCGCTGGCGGTCGACTGTCCCGGCGACCTCGGGACGATGCACGCCGACCTGACGAAGGTCCGTCAGGCCCTCTTCAACCTCCTCAGCAACGCCGCCAAGTTCACCGACCGGGGGACGATCACCCTGCGGGCGGCGATCGAACGGGCCGAGGACCGGGGGTGGGTCGTGCTGACCGTCCGGGACAGCGGGATCGGGATGACGCCCGACCAGCTGAAGCGGCTGTTCCAGCCGTTCACCCAGGCCGACGCCTCCACCACGAGGAAGTACGGCGGGACCGGCCTCGGCCTCACCATCACCCGGCGCTTCTGCCAGATGATGGGGGGCGACATCATCGTCGAGAGCGAGTCGGGCCGCGGATCGGCCTTCACGATCCGGCTCCCGGCCGAGGCGAGGAACGACGTCGCGGACTCGGATCCCTCCGAGGCCGTGGACGACGCGCCCGCCTCCGAGGCGTCGACCCCCGACGCGCCGCCCGATCTCGGGGACACGGTCCTCGTGATCGACGACGACCCGACGGTCCGCGACTTGATGCGTCGGGCCCTGAAGAAGGACGGCTTCCAGGTCGCTTACGCCGCGGGGGGCGAGGAGGGCTTGCGGCTGGCGCGCGAGATCCGCCCGGCGGCCATAACGCTCGACGTGATGATGCCCGGGATGGACGGATGGGCGGTTCTCGAAGCCCTGAAATCGAGTCCCGACGTGGCGGAGATCCCGGTGGTCATGGTGACCATCGTCGACGACAAGAACCTGGGCTATGCGTTGGGGGCCTCGGACTACCTGACCAAGCCGATCGACCGCAAGCGGCTTACGACGGTCCTGAAGAAGTACCGCCGGACCTGCACGGACTGCCGCGCCCTGGTGGTGGACGACGACGCGGCGACTCGTCAGATGGTCCGCCACTCGCTCGAGGCCGACGGATGGGTCGTGTCCGAGGCCGAGGACGGCCGGGTCGGGCTGGAACGCGTGGCGGAAGCGACGCCCGACCTGATCGTCCTGGACCTGATGATGCCCGGGATGGACGGGTTCGGCTTCGCCCAGGAGCTGCGCCGACGCGAAGCGTGGCGGACGATCCCGATCCTCGTGTTGACGGCGAAGGACGTCACCGCGGAGGACCGCATCCGGCTCAACGGGCACATCCTCGGGGTGGTCCGGAAGGACGCGTATTCGCGGGGGCGGCTGCTGGACGAGATCCGCCGCGAGGTGGTCGACCGCGTCCGTAAGCGTTCGGCCCGCCCCGCCGACGTGCAGGGATTGGGATGACGTATCGCCGGGAGGACCCGGCGGGAGAGATGCGGATCGATGCCGAAGATCCTCCTGGTCGAGGACAACGAGCTCAACCGCGACATGCTCTCCCGGCGCCTGGAGCGCAAGGGCTACGACGTTTCGATCGCCGCCGACGGGCGGGAAGGGGTCGACGCGGCCCTGGCGGGCGAGTTCGACCTGATGCTGATGGACATGAGCCTTCCCGAGCTGGACGGTTGGGAGGCGACGCGACTTCTCAGAGCCGACCCGCGGACCTCATCGACGCCGATCATCGCCTTGACGGCGCACGCCATGCCCGGCGATCGCGAGCGCGCGATCGACGCCGGGTGCGACGACTACGACAGCAAGCCGGTCGACTTCGCCCGGCTGCTCGCCAAGATCGAGTCCGGCCTCGACGCGCGGCCGGGGTCGTGAGCTCGATCCGAAGAGCTGCATCGACCCGGGACGCGACGGAATCCTCGGGACCCGAATGGCGGCGGATCCCATGTCGGCGGTTCATTGGCGCCCTGCCAGGGCCTGGCAGCCGAGTCCGATCATGGGCGTTATGTGATTTCATGATCAAATGTAGTGATTGCGCGGCCTGGGACGGCTCGCGGACGGCGGCGTCCCGATATGGTTTTTATGTCGAATTGTGTTAATTCGTAGCGATCGTGCCGCCTGGATCGTCTTCCGAACGCCACATGATCGACCGGGCTGGCTGCCCTCATGCCCCACCGACACCAGTCGCCAGGGCGGCAATCCGGAACCGATCGACCGCCCGGCCCAGCTCGTCTCCGGCCGCCCCGGCGCCGGCCAGGTCGCCCGACCCGGCCATCACCTCGATCCGCCGGGCCGAGGCAACAACCTCCTCGGCGGCGAAGTTGCTGGCCACCCCGGAGACCGTGTGGGCCAGGCGGCCCAGCGCGGCCAGGTCGCGGGCCACGACGGCGATGCGGATCGACTCAAGTTGACGCGGGCAGTCGTCGAGGAACAGGCCCACAATTTCGTCGAGCAGCCCCTCGTCGCCGCCCAGGTTCTCCAGCGCCGCCCGGCGGTCGAAAGCGCGGCGGTCATCGGCAACCTCGCCGGGCTTGGCCTCCAGGAGGGCCACCCCGGGCCCGTCGAGCCGGTTCAGCGACTCCCGCAGGGTCGCGGCCCGGAGCGGCTTGGACAGGTAGTCGTCGAAGCCCGAACCCAGGCACCGCTCGCGGTCGCCGGCCATCGCGTGCGCCGTCAGGGCCACGATCGGCACATGCTGATCGGACCCCTCCTCTCGACGGCGAATGGCGGCGGTCGCTTCGAAGCCGTCCATCACGGGCATCTGCACGTCCATCAGGATAACGTCGTAGGCCCCCACCCCCGACGCCTCGACCGCCGCCCGGCCGTCGCCTACGAGGGTCACCTCGTGCCCCAGGCCCTCCAGCATCCGCGCCGCGACCTTCTGGTTGATCGGATGGTCCTCGGCCAGGAGGATCCGCAGCCGCCGCCCGGCCGGGCTCGGGCCGGCCTCGACCCTCGCGGAGACGGCAACGGCCGGCGACTGGCCGGTCGGCCCGACCAAGCCGAGCACGGCCTTGAAGAGCTCCGAGTGGCAGATCGGCTTGCTCAGCCAGCCGCCGATGCCCAGCTCGCTGTATCGCCCCGACTCGTCCGAGCCGCCGGAGGTTAGCATCAGGATCTTCACCCCCGCCAGCGCGGGATCGCGGCGGACATGCCCGGCCAGCTCCAGGCCGTCCATGTCGGGCATCATCCGGTCCAGCAAGACCAGCTCGAACGGTTCGCCGGCGCGGACGGCCCCGGCCAGCGCCGTCAGGGCTTCCGTGCCCCCGGGGGCCACGGCGACCCGGAATCCCCACCGGGACAGCTCCTCCTCCAGGATCAGGCGGCTGGTCCGGTTGTCGTCGACGATCAGGACCGCCAGCCCGGCCAGCCGGCCCGGGTGGGGTAGCGGAGGGGATACGGGGCCGGGGTCCAGGCGGGCGGTGAACAGGAAGACGCTGCCGCCGCCGGGGTTCTCCTCGACCCAGATCCGCCCGCCCATCAGCTCGACCAGCCGCCGGGAGATCGTCAGGCCCAGCCCGGTTCCGCCGTACTTTCGCGTCGTCGACCCGTCGGCCTGCTCGAACGGGGCGAAGATCGCCGCCCGCTTGGCCGCGGGGATGCCGATCCCGGTGTCGGCCACCACGAAGCCCAGGGCCCGGCCCTCCTCGACGCCCTCGACCGAGACGGAGACCTCGCCGGCCTCGGTGAACTTGATCGCGTTGCCCACTAGGTTGACCAGGACCTGGCGGAGCCGGCCCGCGTCGCCGATGACCGACCCGGGCAAGTCCGGGGCGACCCGGCCGGTCAGCTCCAGCCCCTTCGCGTGGGCCCGGATCGCCAGGCCCCGCAG
The DNA window shown above is from Paludisphaera mucosa and carries:
- a CDS encoding transposase (programmed frameshift), giving the protein MTTATRVCPGCDRPLWAAYKGRRVVATLEGLTRFAVQVRRCRDADCPRHNVSLRAEAEGAIALPQQEFGLDVIALVGRLRHVEHRGVAEIHAELTRRGVGICVRSVSCLLDRYDELLALSLSDPARLRRVVAEAGRVILAIDGLQPDVGHEVLWVIRDVLSGEILLARSLLSSCRADLAKLLGEVRSALQPEAEGAAGVPIVGVISDGQHSIRDAVAEALPGVPHQLCQFHYLREAARPIYEADRHAKVTLKKKVRGIRPIERAVEGRDDDEATAIRGYCAAVRTSLTDDGRPPLAASGLVLRDRLAKVAEGLDEVGAKKGLPKELTRLRAILAGGLEATDSAWPEVRAAFGRVHRAAAILRNKAGLDAAGVRRRFVGLMGEIGRHRDAAGGLDDAVGHFLKVTRSYWPGLFACYDTAGLPRTNNDLEQLFGSYRHHERRCSGRKVASPGMVVRGSVRLVSATATRLRPIERADLVPSDLAAWRALRGGLERRQEVRKMGHRFRRDPAAYLLSLKEIMIKPALPS
- a CDS encoding IS630 family transposase, whose amino-acid sequence is MDGESGEPLEGGDDAAALVGGPEGPVAPGADAGGGRQLDGASGGRSWRPLGLGHRSTPGGLPQENRWQTTDQAGSTVLEKNALKPWLKQQWVIPPKANAEFVCAMEGVLEVYARPYDPRRPVVCADEGGKQLIGDARPPLPVRPRRPAKEDYEYVRHGTANLFMAFEPLAGERRVEVTERKTKADFARLLKRIADEWYADAERVTLVVDNLSTHKPAALYEAFEPAEARRILGRLEFVYTPKHGSWLNVAECELSVLARQCLDRRIPDMGSLRLEVAAWEAGRNAAAVKVDWQFATADARVKLKRLYPVLETTNSGVVKH
- a CDS encoding response regulator, with amino-acid sequence MPKILLVEDNELNRDMLSRRLERKGYDVSIAADGREGVDAALAGEFDLMLMDMSLPELDGWEATRLLRADPRTSSTPIIALTAHAMPGDRERAIDAGCDDYDSKPVDFARLLAKIESGLDARPGS
- a CDS encoding response regulator, whose amino-acid sequence is MDLYLETFDVAELVRGVVGTIEPLIAKNGNALAVDCPGDLGTMHADLTKVRQALFNLLSNAAKFTDRGTITLRAAIERAEDRGWVVLTVRDSGIGMTPDQLKRLFQPFTQADASTTRKYGGTGLGLTITRRFCQMMGGDIIVESESGRGSAFTIRLPAEARNDVADSDPSEAVDDAPASEASTPDAPPDLGDTVLVIDDDPTVRDLMRRALKKDGFQVAYAAGGEEGLRLAREIRPAAITLDVMMPGMDGWAVLEALKSSPDVAEIPVVMVTIVDDKNLGYALGASDYLTKPIDRKRLTTVLKKYRRTCTDCRALVVDDDAATRQMVRHSLEADGWVVSEAEDGRVGLERVAEATPDLIVLDLMMPGMDGFGFAQELRRREAWRTIPILVLTAKDVTAEDRIRLNGHILGVVRKDAYSRGRLLDEIRREVVDRVRKRSARPADVQGLG
- a CDS encoding IS5 family transposase → MRRGGEKKWDGAGGQADQALGRSRGGFGTKVHMSCDGLGHPVELLLTGAQESDIAQAEALLADHRPEEVIADRGYDKKALVEEIESCGARAVIPTQRGRKVQRQVDRHAYRERNVCERFWSKAKQYRRVATRYEKKAANYLAFVKVAAMMVMLQ
- a CDS encoding IS630 family transposase, producing MLDDTTRDELRALRRADLPPKVRERIEMVALSDVGWSAPRIADHLGRRPQTVRDLLRSFNARGVAALRPFASGPAPDAERSDRVVSALGEMLGERRTWTSRQLAEALAGRGIGMGPRQVRRYLKRMGARYRRTGSTLRHKQDPEKAERAGRVLANLKDKAAAGRLRLYYLDECGFAPTLPTACSWALAGDRKLVEYEAPQGRRVDAIAAYRPHGPAPRLDVFTAERTWDAYDLLGFLRALPTAKAPRVVVLDNAGLHTGKVVRAAKPRLAREGIHLYYLPPYSPELNEPEPVFRQVKYQEMPRRSYTTRVGLREAVEEAFSGYGRRLPRKPEERLRPAA
- a CDS encoding transposase, producing MSHRHAISDTDFRRIERLLPGRPGQHGGVARDNHRFLDAALWIARTGAAWADLPERLGNGNSQWRRFDSWAAEGRWDPILAELRDPDLDRLILDSTAVRAHPCAAGAKKSGTAPAARPIRPSAAAGAGSAPRST